A region from the Sulfurivermis fontis genome encodes:
- a CDS encoding GNAT family N-acetyltransferase → MTIQVVRELSAIPADAWNALEGGISNPFLRHEFLSGLEQHRCVGDHWGWRPRHLVLRGDDGTLLGAAPLYLKDNSYGELVFDWAWAEAYQRSGLRYYPKLVSAIPYSPIPGPRLLVMPGVERDNAEQQLIAGAHELLREESASSLHWLFPDDAQMDSLERHGFLRRTGCQYHWFNHGYESFEHYLERFTRDRRKKVKQERRRVRDAGIEIEVLHGDEISAAQWAVFHRFYASTYDKRGGYPTLTLEFMQAIGRELPDNIVLVLAKHRGEYVAGALNLRSHDTLYGRHWGCREEFNSLHFEACYYTGIDYCISHGLQRFEPGAQGEHKVWRGFEPTPVWSAHHLVHPGFAEAISRYLQQEHQAMSEQMRELRSHLPFKESDTTP, encoded by the coding sequence ATGACCATTCAAGTGGTGCGAGAACTCTCGGCTATCCCCGCCGACGCCTGGAATGCCCTGGAAGGGGGCATCAGCAACCCCTTCCTGCGCCACGAGTTCCTGTCCGGCCTGGAGCAGCACCGCTGCGTCGGCGACCACTGGGGCTGGCGACCACGCCATCTCGTCCTGCGCGGCGACGACGGCACCCTGCTCGGTGCCGCGCCCCTGTACCTGAAGGACAACTCCTACGGCGAGCTGGTGTTCGACTGGGCCTGGGCCGAGGCCTACCAGCGCAGCGGCCTGCGCTACTACCCCAAGCTGGTTTCCGCCATCCCCTACTCCCCCATCCCCGGCCCGCGCCTGCTGGTGATGCCTGGCGTGGAGCGCGACAATGCCGAACAGCAACTCATCGCGGGAGCGCACGAGCTCCTGCGCGAGGAGTCCGCCTCCTCGCTGCACTGGCTGTTTCCCGACGATGCGCAGATGGACAGCCTGGAGCGACACGGCTTCCTGCGCCGCACCGGCTGCCAGTATCACTGGTTCAACCACGGCTATGAGTCGTTCGAACACTATCTGGAGCGATTCACCCGCGACCGGCGCAAGAAGGTGAAACAGGAGCGCCGCCGGGTGCGCGATGCCGGCATCGAAATCGAGGTACTGCACGGCGACGAGATCAGCGCCGCGCAATGGGCGGTGTTTCACCGCTTCTATGCGAGTACCTACGACAAGCGCGGCGGCTATCCGACGTTGACGCTGGAATTCATGCAGGCCATCGGCCGCGAGCTGCCGGACAACATCGTGCTGGTACTGGCGAAGCATCGCGGCGAATATGTGGCCGGAGCACTCAATCTGCGCTCACACGATACCCTGTACGGCCGCCACTGGGGCTGCCGGGAGGAGTTCAACAGCCTGCACTTCGAGGCCTGTTACTATACCGGCATCGATTACTGCATCAGCCACGGCCTGCAACGCTTCGAGCCGGGCGCCCAGGGTGAACACAAGGTCTGGCGCGGCTTCGAGCCGACGCCGGTGTGGTCGGCCCACCATCTGGTCCATCCGGGGTTTGCCGAGGCGATCAGCCGTTATCTGCAACAGGAACACCAGGCGATGTCCGAACAGATGCGCGAACTGCGCAGCCATCTGCCGTTCAAGGAATCCGACACGACACCATGA
- the aat gene encoding leucyl/phenylalanyl-tRNA--protein transferase: protein MTGRGPYWLDPADRSHAFPPVEHALHEPDGLLAVGGDLAPQRILNAYRHGIFPWFSPGQPILWWSPDPRAVLFPDKLKVARSLRKTINKGSYQVRFDTAFARVIRACAETPRRGQNGTWITEEMQQAYIRLHEMGYAHSAESWQGEELVGGLYGIRLGRVFYGESMFSHKTDASKVAFVHLVRKLQAEGVVLIDCQVTTDHLLSLGAEEIPRRRFIELLRQYAV from the coding sequence ATGACCGGCCGCGGCCCCTACTGGCTCGACCCCGCAGACCGCAGCCATGCCTTCCCCCCGGTGGAGCATGCCCTGCACGAACCCGACGGCCTCCTCGCCGTCGGCGGCGACCTGGCGCCGCAGCGCATCCTGAATGCCTATCGTCACGGCATCTTTCCCTGGTTCAGCCCCGGCCAGCCCATTCTGTGGTGGTCACCGGACCCGCGCGCGGTGCTGTTTCCCGACAAGCTCAAGGTGGCGCGCAGCCTGCGCAAGACCATCAACAAGGGCAGCTATCAGGTTCGTTTCGATACGGCCTTTGCCCGCGTGATCCGCGCCTGCGCTGAGACACCGCGTCGCGGCCAGAACGGCACCTGGATCACCGAAGAGATGCAGCAGGCCTACATCCGTTTGCATGAGATGGGTTACGCCCACTCGGCGGAGAGCTGGCAGGGCGAGGAACTGGTGGGTGGGCTGTACGGCATCCGCCTCGGCCGCGTGTTCTACGGTGAATCCATGTTCAGCCACAAGACCGACGCCTCGAAGGTGGCCTTCGTACATCTGGTGCGGAAACTACAGGCAGAAGGCGTGGTACTCATCGACTGCCAGGTCACCACCGACCACCTGCTCAGCCTCGGCGCGGAAGAGATCCCGCGCCGGCGATTTATCGAGCTACTCCGCCAATACGCCGTTTAG
- a CDS encoding TrmH family RNA methyltransferase, giving the protein MSAFKHITSADNPQFKQLKKLATSARARRKAGQTLLDGVHLLHALADAGGSPELLVVREGAQEAAENGACLARFPQVAQLLLTPALFDAIAPVETPTGVLALLNIVAPSHGDHRCAVLLENIQDPGNLGSIIRTAAAAGCDAVFLSRGCAEAWSPKALRAGMGAHFSVAIFEQQDMVEVVRNFSLVLATRLDATHSLYDIDLRGTVAFLFGNEGAGLSPELSACATRQVKIPMPGKVESLNVAAAVAVCLFERVRQLTRD; this is encoded by the coding sequence ATGAGTGCCTTCAAGCACATCACTTCGGCCGACAATCCGCAGTTCAAGCAACTGAAGAAACTGGCGACGAGCGCGCGCGCGCGGCGCAAGGCCGGGCAGACGCTGCTCGACGGCGTGCACCTGCTGCATGCACTGGCCGATGCCGGCGGCAGCCCCGAACTGCTGGTGGTGCGCGAGGGGGCGCAGGAGGCGGCGGAGAACGGCGCCTGTCTGGCGCGCTTTCCACAGGTTGCGCAGTTGCTGCTGACACCGGCGCTGTTCGACGCCATCGCGCCGGTGGAGACACCGACCGGTGTACTGGCGTTGCTGAACATTGTTGCGCCGTCTCACGGTGATCATCGTTGCGCGGTGTTGCTGGAGAACATCCAGGATCCGGGCAATCTCGGCAGCATCATCCGCACGGCGGCGGCCGCCGGCTGCGATGCGGTGTTTCTCTCCCGGGGCTGTGCCGAGGCCTGGTCGCCCAAGGCCCTGCGTGCCGGTATGGGCGCGCATTTCTCTGTCGCCATTTTCGAACAGCAGGATATGGTCGAGGTGGTGCGGAATTTTTCACTGGTACTCGCTACCCGGCTGGATGCCACGCATTCCCTCTACGATATCGATCTGCGCGGCACGGTAGCCTTTCTGTTCGGCAACGAAGGCGCCGGACTGTCACCCGAACTGTCAGCCTGCGCCACCCGGCAGGTCAAGATCCCGATGCCCGGCAAGGTCGAGTCGCTCAACGTCGCCGCCGCAGTGGCGGTGTGCCTGTTCGAACGTGTGCGGCAACTCACCAGAGACTAA
- a CDS encoding NAD(P)/FAD-dependent oxidoreductase, translating to MLQKFHADPHVNPAPDTTYQFVTQAPPRLATRPVVVGTGPCGFMAGLLLAQMGFRPIILERGKPVRERTKDTWALWREGKLNPESNVQFGEGGAGTFSDGKLHSGIKDPRHLGRKVLTEFVAAGAPEEILYISKPHIGTFRLVSMVEKIRASIEALGGEFRFNSRVDDVEITDGAIKGLLLSTGERVAADHVILAIGHSARDTFRMLHRRGVYIEAKPFSIGFRIEHPQSMIDRCRFGPQAGHPALGAADYKLVHHCKNGRTVYSFCMCPGGQVVAATSEEGHVVTNGMSQYSRAERNANSAVVVGITPERDYPGDPLAGIALQEQLEARAFELGGRNYQAPGQLVGDFLAGRPSTAFGEVQPSYTPGVHLTDLSSALPDYAIAALREALLAFEKQIRGFARADAVLTGVETRTSSPIRIRRDDVTLQSLNVRGLYPAGEGAGYAGGILSAAVDGIKVAEALALDMVAQAAR from the coding sequence TTGTTGCAGAAATTTCATGCCGACCCCCACGTCAATCCAGCACCTGACACCACCTATCAGTTCGTCACGCAGGCTCCGCCACGCCTTGCCACCCGCCCGGTGGTGGTCGGTACCGGGCCGTGCGGCTTCATGGCCGGCCTGCTTCTGGCGCAGATGGGGTTTCGCCCCATCATCCTCGAGCGCGGCAAACCGGTACGCGAGCGCACCAAGGACACCTGGGCGCTGTGGCGCGAAGGGAAGCTCAACCCCGAGTCCAACGTGCAGTTCGGCGAGGGCGGGGCGGGCACCTTCTCCGACGGCAAGCTGCACAGCGGCATCAAGGATCCGCGCCATCTGGGGCGCAAGGTGCTCACCGAGTTCGTTGCGGCCGGTGCGCCGGAGGAAATCCTCTATATCAGCAAGCCGCACATCGGCACCTTCCGCCTGGTGAGCATGGTGGAAAAGATCCGTGCCAGCATCGAGGCGCTGGGTGGCGAGTTCCGTTTCAACAGCCGCGTCGACGACGTGGAAATCACCGATGGCGCGATCAAGGGGCTGCTATTGTCCACCGGCGAGCGCGTTGCTGCCGACCATGTGATCCTCGCCATCGGCCACAGTGCGCGCGATACCTTCCGTATGCTGCATCGCCGTGGCGTGTATATCGAGGCCAAACCGTTCTCCATCGGCTTTCGCATCGAGCACCCGCAGTCGATGATCGACCGTTGCCGTTTCGGTCCGCAGGCCGGCCATCCGGCGCTGGGGGCCGCCGATTACAAGCTGGTACATCATTGCAAGAATGGTCGCACGGTATACAGCTTCTGCATGTGCCCCGGCGGCCAGGTGGTGGCCGCCACCTCGGAAGAAGGGCATGTGGTGACCAATGGCATGAGCCAGTATTCGCGCGCCGAGCGCAACGCCAACAGCGCCGTCGTGGTCGGTATCACGCCGGAGCGGGACTACCCCGGCGATCCGCTGGCCGGTATCGCCCTGCAGGAACAGCTGGAGGCGCGCGCCTTCGAGCTGGGCGGGCGCAACTATCAGGCGCCGGGGCAACTGGTGGGCGATTTCCTCGCCGGGCGGCCGTCGACCGCCTTCGGCGAGGTGCAGCCGTCCTACACGCCGGGCGTGCATCTTACCGACCTGAGCAGCGCCCTGCCGGACTACGCCATCGCGGCACTGCGCGAGGCGCTCCTGGCCTTCGAGAAACAGATCCGCGGTTTTGCCCGCGCCGATGCCGTGCTCACCGGCGTGGAGACGCGCACCTCCTCACCGATCCGTATCCGGCGCGACGATGTCACCTTGCAGAGTCTCAATGTGCGTGGGCTGTATCCGGCCGGCGAGGGTGCCGGTTATGCCGGCGGCATCCTGTCGGCTGCGGTGGACGGCATCAAGGTGGCGGAGGCGCTGGCCCTGGACATGGTGGCGCAGGCGGCGCGATGA
- a CDS encoding arginyltransferase, translating into MTSPHAFSALPADLVFYASPPHECSYLPEREAVTLFADPHSPMSPSLYSVLAELGFRRSGNYVYRPRCPTCDACRPARIPAAEFTPDRSQRRTWQRNRDLAVSVLPAEYHEEHYQLYRKYIHSRHADGGMDVDDPARYLDFLGSRWMDTRFVEFRLQGRLLMVAVIDLMRDGLSAVYTFFDPDAASRSLGTHAVLWQVEEARWRNLPYVYLGYWINESPRMAYKKRFRPLEIYRSGGWQKLALER; encoded by the coding sequence ATGACCAGTCCCCACGCCTTTTCCGCTCTGCCGGCCGATCTGGTGTTCTACGCCAGCCCGCCGCACGAATGCAGCTACCTGCCCGAACGCGAGGCCGTGACCCTGTTCGCCGATCCGCATTCACCGATGAGCCCGTCGCTGTACAGCGTGCTGGCCGAGCTGGGTTTTCGCCGCAGCGGCAACTATGTCTACCGGCCGCGTTGTCCCACCTGCGACGCCTGCCGCCCGGCGCGCATCCCCGCCGCGGAATTCACTCCGGACCGCAGCCAGCGCCGTACCTGGCAGCGCAACCGTGACCTCGCCGTTTCGGTCCTGCCCGCGGAATACCATGAAGAGCACTATCAGCTCTACCGCAAGTACATCCACAGCCGCCATGCCGACGGCGGTATGGACGTCGACGACCCGGCACGTTACCTGGATTTTCTCGGCAGCCGCTGGATGGACACCCGCTTCGTGGAGTTCCGCCTCCAGGGGCGTCTGCTGATGGTGGCAGTCATCGACCTGATGCGTGACGGCCTCTCCGCCGTCTATACCTTTTTCGACCCGGACGCGGCCAGCCGCAGCCTGGGCACCCATGCGGTGCTGTGGCAGGTGGAAGAGGCGCGCTGGCGCAACCTGCCCTATGTCTATCTGGGCTACTGGATCAATGAGTCGCCGCGCATGGCCTACAAGAAACGTTTCCGCCCTCTGGAGATATACAGAAGTGGCGGCTGGCAAAAGCTCGCATTGGAACGCTGA
- the infA gene encoding translation initiation factor IF-1 produces MAKEEGIEMEGTVIETLPNTMFRVELENGHIITAHISGKMRKHYIRILTGDKVTVQVTPYDLTKGRITFRAR; encoded by the coding sequence ATGGCGAAGGAAGAAGGCATTGAAATGGAAGGCACGGTCATCGAGACCCTGCCCAACACCATGTTCCGCGTGGAGCTGGAGAACGGTCACATCATCACCGCCCACATCTCCGGCAAGATGCGCAAGCACTACATCCGCATCCTCACCGGCGACAAGGTCACCGTACAGGTCACCCCCTATGACCTGACCAAGGGCCGCATCACCTTCCGCGCACGCTAG
- the clpA gene encoding ATP-dependent Clp protease ATP-binding subunit ClpA: MLTKELEYTLNQAFKAAREQRHEFMTVEHLLLALLDEPTAAAALKACGANMEQLHNDLVGFIDDTVPLLAPDSEREIQPTLGFQRVLQRAVFHVQASERKEANGANVLVAMFSEQESQAVYFLNQQNITRLDIVNYISHGISKLSGEGEEEAARPSEEEGGADTAQKPLEAYASNLNALARQGRIDPLIGRAHEIERTIQVLCRRRKNNPLFVGEAGVGKTALAEGLAKKIVDGEVPEVLAHSTVYSLDLGALLAGTKYRGDFEKRLKAVLAQLKKEHGAILFIDEIHTIIGAGAASGGAMDASNLIKPVLANGDLKCIGSTTYQEYRGIFEKDRALARRFQKIDVPEPTVEETVQILEGLKSRFEEHHDVKYTKAALRAAAELAARYINDRHLPDKAIDVIDEAGANQRMLPVSKRKKTLGVKDIEAVVAKIARIPPKSVSASDRESLKNLERDLKLMIFGQDEAITTLASAIKMARSGLGTEQKPIGSFLFAGPTGVGKTEVTRQLASILGIELIRFDMSEYMERHTVSRLIGAPPGYVGFDQGGLLTEAITKHPHAVLLLDEIEKAHPDVFNLLLQVMDHGTLTDNNGRKADFRNVILVMTTNAGAEQTSRRSIGFAEQDHSTDGMEVIKKMFTPEFRNRLDAVIQFKPLDEENIKHVVDKFIMELETQLEQKGVTLEVDAAARRWLARHGYDPQMGARPMARVIKEKLKKPMAEELLFGKLEGGGHVLVSEEGDELTFEFESKKEAALID, from the coding sequence ATGCTGACCAAAGAACTGGAGTATACCCTCAATCAGGCCTTCAAGGCGGCCCGTGAGCAGCGTCATGAGTTCATGACGGTGGAGCACTTGCTGCTGGCGCTGCTCGACGAGCCTACTGCCGCGGCGGCACTCAAGGCCTGCGGTGCCAATATGGAGCAGTTGCACAACGACCTGGTCGGCTTCATCGATGATACCGTGCCCCTGCTGGCCCCTGACAGTGAACGTGAGATTCAGCCTACCCTCGGTTTCCAGCGTGTGCTGCAGCGCGCGGTGTTTCACGTGCAGGCCTCGGAGCGCAAGGAGGCCAACGGCGCCAACGTGCTGGTGGCGATGTTCAGCGAACAGGAATCACAGGCGGTCTACTTCCTCAACCAGCAGAACATCACCCGTCTCGACATCGTCAATTACATCTCCCACGGCATCTCCAAGCTGAGCGGCGAGGGTGAGGAAGAGGCGGCGCGTCCCAGCGAGGAGGAGGGCGGTGCCGACACGGCGCAGAAGCCGCTGGAGGCCTATGCCTCCAACCTCAACGCCCTGGCACGCCAGGGCAGGATCGACCCGCTCATCGGCCGCGCCCACGAGATCGAGCGCACCATCCAGGTGTTGTGCCGTCGCCGCAAGAACAACCCCCTGTTCGTCGGCGAGGCCGGCGTGGGCAAGACCGCACTGGCCGAGGGCTTGGCCAAGAAGATCGTCGACGGCGAGGTGCCCGAGGTGCTGGCGCACAGCACGGTGTACTCCCTAGACCTCGGCGCCCTCCTGGCCGGCACCAAGTATCGCGGCGATTTCGAGAAGCGTCTCAAGGCGGTGCTCGCCCAGCTCAAGAAAGAGCACGGCGCCATTCTGTTCATCGACGAGATCCACACCATCATCGGTGCCGGTGCCGCCTCGGGCGGTGCCATGGATGCCTCCAATCTGATCAAGCCGGTGCTGGCCAACGGCGACCTCAAGTGCATCGGCTCCACCACCTATCAGGAATACCGCGGCATCTTCGAGAAGGACCGTGCCCTGGCGCGCCGCTTCCAGAAGATCGACGTGCCCGAGCCGACGGTGGAGGAGACGGTGCAGATCCTCGAGGGCCTGAAGAGCCGTTTCGAGGAGCACCACGACGTCAAGTACACCAAGGCGGCATTGCGCGCCGCGGCGGAACTGGCGGCACGCTACATCAATGATCGCCACCTGCCGGACAAGGCCATCGACGTCATCGACGAGGCCGGCGCCAATCAGCGCATGCTGCCGGTATCCAAACGCAAGAAAACCCTGGGTGTGAAGGACATCGAGGCGGTGGTGGCGAAGATTGCGCGCATTCCGCCCAAGAGCGTGTCGGCCTCGGACCGCGAGAGTCTGAAGAACCTGGAGCGCGACCTCAAACTGATGATCTTCGGTCAGGACGAGGCCATCACCACCCTGGCCTCGGCCATCAAGATGGCCCGCTCCGGCCTTGGCACCGAACAGAAGCCCATCGGTTCCTTCCTGTTCGCCGGCCCCACGGGCGTGGGCAAGACCGAGGTGACGCGTCAGTTGGCCAGCATACTCGGCATCGAGCTGATTCGTTTCGACATGTCCGAATATATGGAACGCCATACGGTATCACGCCTCATCGGCGCGCCGCCGGGCTACGTCGGCTTCGACCAGGGCGGCCTGCTCACCGAAGCCATCACCAAGCATCCGCACGCGGTGCTGCTGCTGGACGAAATCGAAAAGGCCCATCCGGATGTGTTCAATCTGTTGCTGCAGGTGATGGACCACGGCACGCTGACCGACAACAACGGCCGCAAGGCCGACTTCCGCAACGTCATCCTGGTGATGACCACCAATGCCGGCGCGGAGCAGACCAGCCGTCGCTCCATCGGCTTTGCCGAGCAGGATCACAGCACCGACGGCATGGAGGTGATCAAGAAGATGTTCACCCCCGAATTCCGCAATCGTCTCGACGCGGTGATTCAGTTCAAGCCGCTGGATGAGGAAAACATCAAGCACGTGGTGGACAAGTTCATCATGGAGCTGGAGACCCAGCTGGAACAGAAGGGCGTCACTCTGGAGGTGGATGCCGCCGCCCGGCGCTGGCTGGCCAGGCACGGCTACGATCCGCAGATGGGCGCCCGTCCCATGGCCCGCGTGATCAAGGAGAAGCTGAAGAAGCCGATGGCGGAAGAACTGCTGTTCGGCAAACTGGAGGGTGGCGGCCACGTCCTGGTGAGCGAAGAGGGCGACGAGCTGACCTTCGAGTTCGAGAGCAAGAAAGAGGCCGCTCTGATCGATTGA
- the clpS gene encoding ATP-dependent Clp protease adapter ClpS, with amino-acid sequence MAESDHQYGDHRDLAVEEDRPQLKHPPMYKVVLLNDDYTPMEFVVHILEFFFNKDRPTATRIMLAVHTEGKGVAGVYSRDVAETKVQQVNSYSRKHQHPLMCAMEAE; translated from the coding sequence ATGGCAGAGAGCGATCATCAGTACGGTGACCACCGCGATCTGGCGGTAGAAGAAGATCGCCCGCAACTCAAGCACCCGCCCATGTACAAGGTGGTGCTGCTGAACGACGACTACACGCCGATGGAGTTCGTCGTACACATACTGGAATTTTTTTTCAACAAAGATCGCCCGACCGCGACACGAATCATGTTGGCGGTCCATACTGAGGGGAAGGGCGTTGCCGGTGTCTATAGCCGAGACGTGGCCGAGACCAAGGTGCAACAGGTCAACAGCTACTCCCGCAAGCACCAGCATCCTTTGATGTGTGCCATGGAGGCCGAATAG
- the rpoS gene encoding RNA polymerase sigma factor RpoS: protein MGKHNTNTDSEEEFGFEQETEYLLETEESGTVDAAVDDGVEEDNPLDDYTPMAVPELELDATRLYLGEIGFSPLLTAEEEVYYARLAQKGVEAGRKRMIESNLRLVVKIARRYLHRGLPLLDLIEEGNLGLIRAVEKFDPERGFRFSTYATWWIRQTIERAIMNQTRTIRLPIHVVKEINVYLRAARHLTQTLDHEPSPEEIAEMLDKPVEEVKRMLGLNERVTSVDVPVGRDADRSLLDSIPDENNLDPVELLQDDDMRAKIEQWLDELTDKQREVVERRFGLNGHDVTTLEDVGQQIGVTRERVRQIQIEALKRLRKIMEAQGFSSDTI from the coding sequence ATGGGCAAGCACAACACCAACACAGACAGCGAGGAAGAATTCGGTTTCGAGCAGGAGACTGAATATCTGCTGGAAACCGAAGAAAGCGGAACGGTTGACGCTGCGGTGGACGATGGCGTGGAGGAGGACAATCCCCTCGATGACTACACCCCCATGGCGGTACCGGAGTTGGAGCTGGATGCCACCCGACTCTATCTGGGCGAGATCGGTTTTTCACCGCTACTGACTGCTGAGGAAGAGGTGTATTACGCCCGGCTCGCGCAGAAAGGTGTCGAGGCTGGTCGTAAGCGCATGATTGAAAGCAATCTGCGTCTGGTGGTGAAGATCGCGCGCCGCTATCTGCACCGGGGCCTGCCTTTGCTCGATCTCATCGAAGAGGGCAACCTCGGTCTGATCCGCGCAGTGGAGAAGTTCGACCCGGAGCGTGGTTTCCGTTTCTCGACCTACGCCACCTGGTGGATTCGTCAGACCATCGAGCGGGCCATCATGAATCAGACCCGTACCATCCGCCTGCCCATCCATGTGGTCAAGGAAATCAACGTCTATCTGCGTGCGGCACGACACCTGACCCAGACTCTCGACCATGAGCCCAGCCCGGAAGAGATCGCCGAAATGCTGGACAAGCCGGTGGAGGAGGTAAAGCGCATGCTCGGACTGAACGAGCGCGTGACCTCGGTGGATGTGCCGGTGGGGCGGGATGCCGATCGTTCCCTGCTCGATTCCATTCCGGATGAGAACAATCTCGATCCGGTGGAACTGCTGCAGGATGACGACATGCGCGCCAAGATCGAGCAGTGGCTGGATGAGCTGACCGACAAGCAGCGTGAGGTGGTGGAGCGACGCTTCGGCCTCAATGGCCACGATGTCACCACGCTGGAAGATGTCGGCCAGCAGATCGGCGTCACCCGTGAGCGGGTGCGCCAGATTCAGATCGAGGCCCTGAAACGTTTGCGCAAGATCATGGAAGCACAGGGTTTTTCCTCGGACACCATTTGA
- a CDS encoding peptidoglycan DD-metalloendopeptidase family protein, with translation MVETVPIRHTAVLLLALLLALAGCGELGPPPRKNYAVYHTVRPGETLYSIAWGYGYDYREVASWNRIGWPYRIYPGQRLLVVPTPRGAVVEERSAAARSAAPSPSASRPPPATAKTTPDRTVEKPVSRPHQSPIRWQWPTAGSVKRGFNNSASKKGITIAGRLGQPVYAASGGDVVYSGSGLVGYGNLLIIKHDDTFLSAYGHNRRLLVKEGQKVKPGQMIAEMGETAKDGALLHFEIRQEGKPVDPLRYLPKQNR, from the coding sequence ATGGTTGAAACCGTGCCCATCCGCCATACAGCCGTTTTATTGCTGGCGCTTCTGCTGGCACTGGCCGGTTGTGGCGAACTGGGGCCTCCACCACGGAAAAACTATGCCGTCTACCACACGGTACGCCCCGGCGAAACGCTGTATTCCATCGCCTGGGGTTATGGTTACGACTACCGCGAGGTGGCCTCCTGGAATCGTATCGGTTGGCCCTACCGCATCTATCCCGGCCAACGGTTGCTGGTGGTTCCGACGCCCCGTGGCGCGGTGGTGGAGGAGCGTTCCGCCGCCGCTCGTTCTGCAGCGCCATCCCCGTCTGCATCACGCCCCCCTCCTGCAACGGCAAAAACCACACCTGACAGGACCGTTGAAAAGCCGGTGTCACGCCCGCATCAGTCTCCTATCCGCTGGCAGTGGCCCACCGCCGGCAGCGTCAAGCGGGGCTTCAATAATTCTGCCAGTAAAAAGGGGATTACCATCGCCGGTCGGCTCGGCCAACCGGTCTATGCCGCCTCCGGCGGTGATGTGGTATACAGTGGAAGCGGTTTGGTAGGTTATGGCAATCTGCTCATCATCAAGCATGATGATACGTTTCTGAGCGCCTACGGCCATAACCGCAGGTTGCTGGTAAAGGAAGGACAAAAGGTCAAACCCGGGCAAATGATTGCAGAGATGGGGGAGACCGCCAAGGATGGTGCGCTGCTGCACTTCGAAATTCGCCAGGAAGGCAAACCGGTGGACCCCTTGCGGTATCTGCCGAAACAGAACAGATGA
- a CDS encoding YqaA family protein: MKLFSALYARVMRWAAHPHAPRYLATLSFAESSFFPIPPDVMLAPMALARRDRAWYYALLTTLASVVGGAAGYLIGYFAFELVEPLIREAGYWERYELAREWFDAWGFWAVFLAGFSPIPYKLFTISAGVIAMNVPLFMLASLIGRGARFFLVAGLMVWGGEPMERSLRLYIDRIGWVVILAAVAGYIIVSNG; the protein is encoded by the coding sequence ATGAAGCTGTTTTCCGCCCTGTATGCCCGGGTGATGCGCTGGGCTGCGCACCCCCATGCCCCGCGCTATCTGGCTACGCTCAGTTTTGCCGAGTCCTCGTTCTTTCCCATCCCCCCCGACGTGATGCTGGCACCCATGGCGCTGGCAAGGCGTGACCGCGCCTGGTACTACGCCCTGCTGACCACCCTGGCCTCGGTGGTGGGTGGGGCCGCGGGCTACCTCATCGGTTATTTCGCCTTCGAGCTGGTCGAGCCGCTGATTCGTGAGGCAGGCTACTGGGAGCGCTACGAACTTGCCCGGGAGTGGTTCGATGCGTGGGGTTTCTGGGCGGTGTTTCTGGCCGGATTTTCCCCCATTCCCTACAAGCTGTTCACTATCTCCGCCGGGGTGATCGCCATGAATGTCCCGTTGTTCATGCTGGCCTCGCTCATCGGCCGCGGGGCCCGCTTTTTCCTGGTGGCAGGGCTGATGGTATGGGGCGGCGAACCCATGGAGCGCAGTCTGCGCCTGTATATCGATCGCATCGGCTGGGTGGTCATCCTGGCCGCCGTGGCCGGGTATATCATCGTCAGCAATGGTTGA
- a CDS encoding protein-L-isoaspartate(D-aspartate) O-methyltransferase yields MMRESAGIGMTSQRTRERMVTRLMEQGIRDLRVLEVMRTLPRHLFVDEALATRAYEDTALPIGSGQTISQPYAVARMTEALLNGGRPRKVLEVGTGCGYQSAVLAALVDEVFSVERIGDLVRRTRERLQRLQIRNVRLRHGDGYAGWAEHGPYDGILVAAAPTQVPAALLEQLADGGRLIVPVGNRGSQQLLLVSRSNGELKQEVLEMVSFVPMVPGASQ; encoded by the coding sequence GTGATGCGCGAGAGCGCCGGTATCGGCATGACCTCGCAGCGCACCCGCGAACGCATGGTGACCCGGCTGATGGAGCAGGGCATACGCGACCTGCGCGTGCTGGAGGTGATGCGCACCCTGCCGCGCCATCTGTTCGTGGACGAAGCCCTGGCCACCCGCGCCTACGAGGATACCGCCCTGCCCATCGGCAGCGGCCAGACCATCTCCCAGCCCTATGCCGTGGCGCGCATGACCGAGGCCCTGCTCAATGGCGGGCGGCCGCGCAAGGTGCTGGAGGTGGGAACCGGATGCGGTTACCAGAGCGCGGTGCTGGCGGCGCTGGTGGACGAGGTGTTCAGCGTGGAGCGCATCGGCGACCTGGTGCGCCGCACGCGCGAACGGTTGCAGCGCCTGCAGATCCGCAACGTGCGCCTGCGTCATGGCGACGGCTATGCCGGCTGGGCTGAGCACGGCCCCTATGACGGCATTCTGGTCGCGGCGGCGCCGACCCAGGTGCCGGCGGCGCTGCTGGAACAGCTGGCCGATGGGGGGCGCCTGATCGTGCCGGTGGGCAATCGCGGTAGCCAGCAGTTGCTGCTGGTCAGCCGCAGCAACGGCGAGTTGAAACAGGAAGTTCTGGAAATGGTCTCATTCGTGCCGATGGTACCGGGAGCCAGTCAATGA